A part of Cannabis sativa cultivar Pink pepper isolate KNU-18-1 chromosome 6, ASM2916894v1, whole genome shotgun sequence genomic DNA contains:
- the LOC115694995 gene encoding uncharacterized protein LOC115694995, which yields MHLATPSVLAKPVTRKTLLLYLAVSKDVISVAIVREEEKHQQHVYCVIRHNLSPSNIIKGQALADFLIEGITLEESPLVQRDTDTWKLFVDGASNEQGSGAGVILILPEGFKFHYALRFQFDTSNNKAEYEALIVALRIFEALKVKNLVCHSDSQMIVNQVLGEYQAKGLKAAKYLEKNDLDEFNLVPVEVLNEPSICEKEDVEMIDSSPTWMTPIINYLLDGQLPTDKNEAMKLLYTVPCYTIIEGKLYRRGYSMPLLWCVLPTEANEIIREIHEGFCRDHIGWQSLSKKIIRQGYYWLTINKDTHEFVKKYDKCQKFSYIPRIPPTELRMMTSPYPFAIWGNDLIGALPTGRGGAKFGIPMKIISNNRIQFDGDLFTEFCKRNKIIKSLLSVSRPQANGQVEAVNKTLKDTIKKELDAAKGRCIDELPQVLWAHRTTEKTTTGQTPFLLAFGSEAMLPVEVNISTHRREFYDQEENQELLKLSLDLLDEK from the exons ATGCATTTGGCAACCCCTTCAGTTCTGGCAAAACCAGTAACTAGAAAGACATTACTCCTCTATCTAGCTGTCTCGAAAGATGTGATTAGTGTAGCAATAGTGCGAGAAGAGGAAAAGCACCAGCAACATGTTTACTGTGTTA TTCGACATAACCTATCACCCTCGAACATCATCAAGGGCCAGGCTTTGGCAGATTTCTTAATAGAAGGAATAACTCTAGAAGAAAGTCCGCTTGTTCAACGAGACACTGATACTTGGAAGTTATTTGTGGATGGTGCATCCAACGAGCAAGGTTCGGGTGCAGGAGTGATATTGATTTTGCCagaaggctttaagtttcaTTATGCTTTGAGGTTTCAATTTGACACATCAAACAACAAGgctgaatatgaagccttgatcgtTGCCTTGAGGATATTCGAAGCGTTGAAGGTCAAGAATCTCGTATGTCATAGTGATTCGCAGATGATTGTAAATCAGGTTCTCGGAGAATACCAGGCTAAGGGTCTGAAAGCGGCTAAATACCTAGAGAAG AACGACTTGGATGAATTTAACTTGGTTCCAGTGGAGGTACTAAATgagccaagtatatgtgaaaaAGAAGATGTCGAGATGATAGATAGCTCACCTACTTGGATGACTCCTATAATCAACTATCTACTCGACGGACAACTTCCAACTGACAAAAACGAGGCAATGAAACTCTTATATACAGTGCCTTGCTACACAATAATCGAAGGCAAACTATACAGAAGAGGTTATTCCATGCCTCTACTTTGGTGTGTTCTTCCTACAGAAGCAAACGAGATCATCagagaaattcatgaaggcttTTGCAGGGATCACATAGGTTGGCAGAGTCTATCAAAAAAGATCATtagacaaggatattactggctAACAATCAACAAGGACACCCATGAGTTTGTCAAGAAATATGATAAGTGTcagaaattttcatatatacctCGCATACCACCAACGGAACTGAGGATGATGACCTCGCCTTACCCATTTGCTATATGGGGGAACGATCTAATCGGGGCACTTCCCACAGGGCGAGGGGGAGCCAA GTTTGGAATTCCAATGAAgataatatctaataatagAATTCAGTTCGATGGTGACTTGTTCACTGAGTTCTGCAAgaggaataaaataattaaaagccTCTTGTCAGTGTCTAGGCCTCAAGCGAATGGACAAGTGGAAGCCGTTAACAAAACCTTGAAAGATACTATCAAGAAGGAGTTAGATGCTGCCAAAGGTAGATGTATCGACGAGCTACCTCAAGTACTTTGGGCCCACAGAACTACTGAAAAAACAACAACGGGACAAACACCATTCTTGCTAGCATTTGGCTCGGAAGCAATGTTACCTGTTGAAGTGAACATATCCACTCATAGACGAGAGTTTTATgatcaagaagaaaaccaagaactCTTAAAATTGTCCTTGGATCTGCTTGATGAAAAATGA